Proteins encoded together in one Bos indicus isolate NIAB-ARS_2022 breed Sahiwal x Tharparkar chromosome 3, NIAB-ARS_B.indTharparkar_mat_pri_1.0, whole genome shotgun sequence window:
- the HJV gene encoding hemojuvelin isoform X1, which produces MGDPGQSPSPWSPHGSPPTLSILTLLLLLCGHAYSQCKILRCNAEYVSSTLSLRGGGSPGSLRGGGRGGGVGSSGLCRALRSYALCTRRTARTCRGDLAFHSAVHGIEDLMIQHNCSRQGPTAPPPPRGPVFPGAGPIRASGSPAPDPCDYEGRFSRLHRQPPGFLHCASFGDPHVRTFHHHFHTCRVQGAWPLLDNDFLFVQATSSPVALGANATTTRKLTIIFKNMQECIDQKVYQAEVDNLPAAFEDGSINGGDRPGGSSLSIRTANPGSHVEIRAAYIGTTIIIRQTAGQLSFSIRVAEDVARAFSAEQDLQLCVGGCPPSQRLSRSVRSRRGTITMDTARQLCKEGLPVEDAYFHSCVFDVLISGDPNFTVAAQAALEDARAFLPDLEKLHLFPSDAGVPLSSATLPPPLLSGLFVLWLCIQ; this is translated from the exons ATGGGGGATCCAGGCCAGTCCCCTAGTCCCTGGTCCCCCCATGGCAGTCCCCCAACTCTAAGCATTCTCACTCTCCTGCTGCTCCTCTGTGGACATG CTTATTCTCAATGCAAGATCCTCCGCTGCAATGCTGAGTATGTATCTTCCACTCTGAGCCTTAGAGGTGGGGGTTCACCAGGATCCCTTCGAGGAGGAGgccggggtggaggggtgggctcCAGCGGCCTCTGCCGAGCCCTCCGCTCCTACGCGCTCTGCACTCGGCGCACGGCCCGCACCTGCCGCGGGGACCTCGCCTTCCATTCTGCTGTGCACGGCATCGAAGACCTGATGATTCAGCACAACTGCTCCCGCCAGGGCCCCacggcccctcccccaccccggggcCCCGTCTTTCCAGGCGCAGGCCCGATCCGCGCCTCTGGCTCCCCAGCCCCGGACCCCTGTGATTATGAAGGCCGGTTTTCCCGGCTGCACCGACAACCCCCAGGCTTCTTGCACTGCGCCTCCTTCGGGGACCCTCACGTGCGCACCTTCCATCACCACTTTCACACGTGCCGTGTCCAAGGAGCTTGGCCCTTGCTGGATAATGACTTCCTCTTTGTCCAGGCCACCAGCTCCCCCGTGGCATTGGGGGCCAACGCCACCACCACCCGGAAG CTCACCATTATATTTAAGAACATGCAGGAATGCATTGATCAGAAGGTCTACCAGGCTGAGGTGGACAACCTTCCCGCAGCCTTTGAAGATGGTTCTATCAATGGAGGTGATCGACCTGGGGGCTCAAGTTTGTCCATTCGAACCGCTAACCCTGGGAGCCATGTGGAGATCCGAGCTGCCTACATTGGCACAACTATAATCATTCGGCAGACAGCTGGGCAGctctccttctccatcagagtaGCAGAGGATGTGGCCAGGGCCTTCTCAGCTGAGCAGGACCTGCAGCTATGTGTTGGGGGATGCCCTCCAAGTCAGCGACTCTCACGCTCAGTGCGCAGTCGTCGGGGAACTATAACCATGGATACTGCCAGACAGCTGTGCAAGGAAGGGCTGCCGGTTGAAGACGCTTACTTTCATTCCTGTGTCTTTGATGTTTTAATCTCCGGTGACCCTAACTTTACTGTAGCAGCTCAGGCAGCTCTGGAGGATGCCCGAGCCTTCCTGCCAGACTTGGAAAAACTACACCTCTTCCCCTCAGATGCTGGGGTTCCTCTTTCCTCAGCAACCCTCCCACCTCCACTTCTTTCTGGGCTCTTTGTTCTGTGGCTTTGCATTCAGTAA
- the HJV gene encoding hemojuvelin isoform X2 — translation MIQHNCSRQGPTAPPPPRGPVFPGAGPIRASGSPAPDPCDYEGRFSRLHRQPPGFLHCASFGDPHVRTFHHHFHTCRVQGAWPLLDNDFLFVQATSSPVALGANATTTRKLTIIFKNMQECIDQKVYQAEVDNLPAAFEDGSINGGDRPGGSSLSIRTANPGSHVEIRAAYIGTTIIIRQTAGQLSFSIRVAEDVARAFSAEQDLQLCVGGCPPSQRLSRSVRSRRGTITMDTARQLCKEGLPVEDAYFHSCVFDVLISGDPNFTVAAQAALEDARAFLPDLEKLHLFPSDAGVPLSSATLPPPLLSGLFVLWLCIQ, via the exons ATGATTCAGCACAACTGCTCCCGCCAGGGCCCCacggcccctcccccaccccggggcCCCGTCTTTCCAGGCGCAGGCCCGATCCGCGCCTCTGGCTCCCCAGCCCCGGACCCCTGTGATTATGAAGGCCGGTTTTCCCGGCTGCACCGACAACCCCCAGGCTTCTTGCACTGCGCCTCCTTCGGGGACCCTCACGTGCGCACCTTCCATCACCACTTTCACACGTGCCGTGTCCAAGGAGCTTGGCCCTTGCTGGATAATGACTTCCTCTTTGTCCAGGCCACCAGCTCCCCCGTGGCATTGGGGGCCAACGCCACCACCACCCGGAAG CTCACCATTATATTTAAGAACATGCAGGAATGCATTGATCAGAAGGTCTACCAGGCTGAGGTGGACAACCTTCCCGCAGCCTTTGAAGATGGTTCTATCAATGGAGGTGATCGACCTGGGGGCTCAAGTTTGTCCATTCGAACCGCTAACCCTGGGAGCCATGTGGAGATCCGAGCTGCCTACATTGGCACAACTATAATCATTCGGCAGACAGCTGGGCAGctctccttctccatcagagtaGCAGAGGATGTGGCCAGGGCCTTCTCAGCTGAGCAGGACCTGCAGCTATGTGTTGGGGGATGCCCTCCAAGTCAGCGACTCTCACGCTCAGTGCGCAGTCGTCGGGGAACTATAACCATGGATACTGCCAGACAGCTGTGCAAGGAAGGGCTGCCGGTTGAAGACGCTTACTTTCATTCCTGTGTCTTTGATGTTTTAATCTCCGGTGACCCTAACTTTACTGTAGCAGCTCAGGCAGCTCTGGAGGATGCCCGAGCCTTCCTGCCAGACTTGGAAAAACTACACCTCTTCCCCTCAGATGCTGGGGTTCCTCTTTCCTCAGCAACCCTCCCACCTCCACTTCTTTCTGGGCTCTTTGTTCTGTGGCTTTGCATTCAGTAA
- the HJV gene encoding hemojuvelin isoform X3 has product MQECIDQKVYQAEVDNLPAAFEDGSINGGDRPGGSSLSIRTANPGSHVEIRAAYIGTTIIIRQTAGQLSFSIRVAEDVARAFSAEQDLQLCVGGCPPSQRLSRSVRSRRGTITMDTARQLCKEGLPVEDAYFHSCVFDVLISGDPNFTVAAQAALEDARAFLPDLEKLHLFPSDAGVPLSSATLPPPLLSGLFVLWLCIQ; this is encoded by the coding sequence ATGCAGGAATGCATTGATCAGAAGGTCTACCAGGCTGAGGTGGACAACCTTCCCGCAGCCTTTGAAGATGGTTCTATCAATGGAGGTGATCGACCTGGGGGCTCAAGTTTGTCCATTCGAACCGCTAACCCTGGGAGCCATGTGGAGATCCGAGCTGCCTACATTGGCACAACTATAATCATTCGGCAGACAGCTGGGCAGctctccttctccatcagagtaGCAGAGGATGTGGCCAGGGCCTTCTCAGCTGAGCAGGACCTGCAGCTATGTGTTGGGGGATGCCCTCCAAGTCAGCGACTCTCACGCTCAGTGCGCAGTCGTCGGGGAACTATAACCATGGATACTGCCAGACAGCTGTGCAAGGAAGGGCTGCCGGTTGAAGACGCTTACTTTCATTCCTGTGTCTTTGATGTTTTAATCTCCGGTGACCCTAACTTTACTGTAGCAGCTCAGGCAGCTCTGGAGGATGCCCGAGCCTTCCTGCCAGACTTGGAAAAACTACACCTCTTCCCCTCAGATGCTGGGGTTCCTCTTTCCTCAGCAACCCTCCCACCTCCACTTCTTTCTGGGCTCTTTGTTCTGTGGCTTTGCATTCAGTAA